GCACACTCAGAGGGGAAAACttgtgctgggctgtggagTCAAAACAGACTGGACTGAGCATCAGGACCCCACCTCCAGCCGCTGGTCACAACTCCTGGTGCAGTGCTGGCTGACATCCAGAGTGACAATGGCTCCGCTGGGGAACTTCATGCTGATGGCGACCGTGTCCACGTCCCTCAGGCAGCCCACGTCTGGGGACAAAACAGGCCTGGCTCACCCCAGGAACAGCACACCAGCACATTCCACAGCTACAAActgctcttcttccttcaggaGGTGATACTGGCTTTGTAACACCTTCCCACAGGACGCACTGGTGACAGCACTCCAGCTGCTTTCACCAGCATTCCTGGCGAACacgggcagctctgcaggaacacACAGCCCCAGGCCCAACTCCAccttcccagcctgcagctctccctAACGAGGGCATTCACCTCTGCTTCCAGGATCAGGCAATGTCCAGCACATTGCAGAGGGTATAGAACCCTCCTGGAGGGCTcttgtttgctgcttttcagtgcTGTGCCACGGAGGAGAGCATTGCATCCTGCCCCTCGTCACCCCAGCTAGCCAAGcttggcagctgctgcaattaattaaaattctgcatttccatttcaaaaatgGCAGCTTCCACCTTTTATGGATTGTTTAAATGAGTGTGGTAACCCAGAGCGTGCCTGTCAGCCCGACACGACCCAGAGCAAACACACAGCTTTGTGCTGGGATCCACAGGGAAGGgccagaaaaagcagagaatgaACATTTCATTGACATTCTTGTGAGCTCAGAGCTTTGCTCAGTGTTTTCTGCACTCTGGTTCCACATCTGGTGTCCTGCAGAGTAACGTTCAATGATAACTCCACAGCAACTGCTTCACATCAGCAGGAAATTCACCACATTCAGGCATCCTTGCCAAATACCCCCAAGGAACCTGTTTCACCAGCCTGTTTTTACAACTGCTCCATGATGGAACAATGCTCATGGCTACCATGCTCtcattctctctttcttcccaaTTTTACCACTGAGGTCCAGAGCTACCCAATAAACCATCAAAAGGCTCATTCCTACCTGCACAGAAGGCATGGCCCAGGGAAAATATTGTATCCGGCACACTCTCTCCCAACAACAAACTGATAATATCTATGTCATGCACGGCAGCATTGTAAAAAATTCCACCTGGAAGAACCAAAACTGAGAGTTAAGGTCTCCACATTGAAACCCACAGTCAATGTACATTTCTGAATTGCAACAGAGACGGTATAAAAAGCCCCCACAGTGAAGGAACTAATactaaaaggacaaaaaaaatgcacagcaaTGAAGTTTGGTAAAGAAAACACTCCTTTAAAAAGCCCCATGGATCTTAAGGCTACACAAACTCAGGGGAATTCCCACAGAACACACAGCAAGAGACATTTCCAGGCTGGGTtagacagggcttggagcaacctagcctggtggaaggtgtctctgcccattgTAGCAGGTGGAACAGATGAGCTttcaggtcctttcccacccaagTGTCTCCAATTCAAGCCCAGACTCTTCAGCAGGAACCTGCTGGGTACCTGAAGCTTTCAGGAGGCTCAGAGAGGCTGCTGGATAGAGGCTGCTGATGGTGGATATCCGGTGGATCCTGCCCAGCACCTGGCTGTCCCGCACCTTCTTGTACAAGAACTGCAGGGCTGGGTCAAAGCGCCTTGCAAGGGAAACAAGGAAGGAGGTGAAACCAAGCTGATTTGAGGACAAAGTCAGGAAAGACTGAGGAATCAGTGCTGCTTCCAGACACGTGATTTTATCAAGACTAAATCAGAGGAAAATTGCTGATCTTACTTGTAGAACCCGCACACGAGTGGCCTTGCACACCTGTCGGCCTCATCGAAACAGGCTTCTGCTGTCTGCCTGTCCACGCTGGGCAGCCCCTCGCAGAACACACCTTTACCTGTGCAAAACAGGACACACGTGGGGCTCAGGGAGACACAGCTGCACAAAACACCTCCATCTTGCAGTAATGTACACAGCTCATCATGTTTCTGGTTTTTGATGGCATTTACTCCCTTCTGCCTGCCCGCTGTGGTTTCAGCTGTCCCAGACCCCAGGAGCAGGACTGTTTGGTGACAGCTTTTCTGCGAGTCCTGGTAGGATTTTAGCATGAGATACTGCCCAGTCATACTGGGATCATCGCAGGACAAACCCCACTGGTGTCCAGCCATTAACACCAGCAATGATCTCCATCACTTTAATTACATAATTAGAGTCtgcacagctccagggctgctgctgaaaCACAAACACGCTCACAGGTGCACGTCAACTGGCACAGGGAAGAGCTGAACGTGCAGCTGCTCCTCTTACCTGCTCGTAAAGCATCTCTTATCATCTCAGGGGCTTCATCAGGTGGGGAACAAATAATGGCTCCAGAGACCCTGCAGGAATCAAGAGAGATCCTCAGTGAGGACGAGGTTTGCACTAGATTGAACAATGCTCGAAAGCTCCTTTTGGTTACAGTTAAAAAAGCCTAAAACCCCATTGCTCTGGAAGAGCCAGCTGGTTATTAAAGGAACTTGGTGTCTGCTTCAAGGATGAAATATTGAGTGACACACATAGGTTAAAATCACAAGTGGTATGTAAGAATTGCACTGCTTTTCCTGCATCTTAAAGGAGGAAGTCTTTTAAAGGTGTCAGTTAACACACACAGAAATCCAAACTAATCATGTGGTAGAGTTGCTGAACAAGTGATCAATGCGATTCTTTACTTTCTAGTATCAAATCAGTCTTTCCTAAATGCTCTGCCTTTTGCTCCTGCagtatttaaaacacaaattttaGACCTGACTGGAACAACACCACTGAAGTGATGTTACAATTGTTCAGTTCAACTGTAAAGCAAAATGCCACACTCCTCCCTATTTACACCAACCCTCACTTATCTCTGAGAGTTTCAAGAGCCTCCAAACTCAGCCAACTGCTCTGAGATAGGAAAactggcaggcagcagggaaggtgtCATTTATTGTTGTTCTCTGGGAATGGAGGAAAATGGGGTTTTCTATATTTCTTAACAAAACTGCCTATAACTAAACACCTCCAAGTTTCCATTAATCTGGGTATGTGAGTTCACTTAAGCTTCTCAGAGACTCCTGAAGGACCCGTGGGTAGGTGACAAAAGGGCCCCTCACTCCCACACGTGTGGCCAGAGGCGCAGCCTGGGACTGCTACAGTTCTCCAGAGGGGGAGGCAAGACTTGTACGGAGCCCCCCGCCCGAGCAGAGCCACGCACGGGAGCTCGTGGCCGCCAGTACCGCGGATCGCCGAGCGCGACGGCGGCGTCCTGCAGCCGCAGCGCCCTGGTGCCAGCCGGGAGCTCGGCACCGAAGGCACGTTCCACCTCCTCCGGCCGATCCTCCACCACGtacagcaggcagcagcccGTTTCCTCCGCCAGGCTTTGCAACAAGGCTTTGCTCACGAGCCCCACGCCGAAGAGCACGAGGCCAACGCTGCTGCCACCATGACATGAGGGGGGTGCCGGGCTGTTGGAGGCATCAGGTGCGGCCCCACTTTGGCCAAGAGGTGCCATCCTGGTGTGGAAAGTGGCCAGTGGTGAGGGGTGGCTGGCGGAGGTGGAGGGCGTTGGGTCGTCCCTGTGCGCGGCGGTGATGGGGTGGTGGGGAACCAGCAGCTTGTGGTAGGAGGGTGGCGAAGGGACCATGCTGTAGCCGGTGCTGGATCCAGTGGTGATGATgaaggagggatgggagagcagggagggcaCGTCGAGCGGCAGGGGCAGACTCAGGCTCAGGCTGGAATCAggacctgcagagctgaggagaCAGAGATCAGaaaatatcctgagctggaagagacccacaaggatcactgaacCCATCTCCTGCATAAGAACACCCCAAGAACGCCACCATGTGAGGGCATTGTCTAAACGCTTTTTGAATGGGGTGAGACAGAGAATTAAAGAATTATTAAGGTTCGACaaaacctccaagatcatcaggGCCAACCTTTGACTGATACCTccttgtcaactaaaccacagcactaagtgcctcccacagctccctcagccactcctcgtAGGACTGACtccccagacccttccccatcttgtgcccttctctggacacgctccagcccctcaatgtttCTTTTGTAGTGAAGGACAGAAGGCACTCGAggggcctcagcagtgcccagcacagggatgagcactgccctggtcctgctggagaCACTGTTTTGGGGTCGGGTGAGGCAGGGAAGGGCCGGCTGAGCCCGAGCAGGGGTCGGTGGGGTGATACTGAGATGGGGCGGGTGAGGCAGGGAAGGGCCGGCTGAGCCCGAGCAGCGGTCGGTCGGGTGAGGCAGAGATGAGGTGGGTGAGGCAGAGATGGGGCGGGTGAGGCAGGGAAGGGCCGGCTGAGCCCGAGCAGGGGTCGGTGGGGTGAGCCTGAGATGGGGCGGGCGAGACAGGGAAGGGGCGGGTGAGCCCGGGAAGGGCCGGCTGAGCCCGAGCAGGGGTCGGTCGGGTGAGGCAGAGgtgaggcagggaaggggcgGGTGAGCCCGAGCAGCGGTCGGTGCCTCACCG
Above is a genomic segment from Corvus hawaiiensis isolate bCorHaw1 chromosome 22, bCorHaw1.pri.cur, whole genome shotgun sequence containing:
- the LOC125336922 gene encoding myo-inositol 2-dehydrogenase-like, producing the protein MGRRRKTLHDYAAEFSELSVRREPAGPSAPGPDGAVETLLCTPCQLPLRVRRDRILEHLSSGRHCRNRRLLRQLGLRAPGLRSAGPDSSLSLSLPLPLDVPSLLSHPSFIITTGSSTGYSMVPSPPSYHKLLVPHHPITAAHRDDPTPSTSASHPSPLATFHTRMAPLGQSGAAPDASNSPAPPSCHGGSSVGLVLFGVGLVSKALLQSLAEETGCCLLYVVEDRPEEVERAFGAELPAGTRALRLQDAAVALGDPRVSGAIICSPPDEAPEMIRDALRAGKGVFCEGLPSVDRQTAEACFDEADRCARPLVCGFYKRFDPALQFLYKKVRDSQVLGRIHRISTISSLYPAASLSLLKASGGIFYNAAVHDIDIISLLLGESVPDTIFSLGHAFCADVGCLRDVDTVAISMKFPSGAIVTLDVSQHCTRSCDQRLEVHGSQGTLRVDNQNPLGITEHGTSVSICPQTQAERYRDAHRELFRHFLRTLKGQEPPVVTKEQLLWTIRVAAAAEQSWRKGSAVDLRSGAMDPARVKAEVV